One Bradyrhizobium zhanjiangense DNA segment encodes these proteins:
- a CDS encoding FadR/GntR family transcriptional regulator, whose protein sequence is MAKTDSSDNPQASAQVAREVARLILTGVWREGTILPREVELASRFRVSRASIRESLSLLKAKGLIASKQKAGTHVRARFDWNMLDEELLNWTLSALPTQEFAKQIMEVRRIIEPEACAICAMRGTDEDFARIERAYRGMDAAGMDRLAYAEPDLQFHRGILIATGNDFLIAFGATVAAALRMSFNLSTTNPGAPRKSLPYHRAVLDEIWARNPDGARQAMHKLMDLTEQNIVSALSRQRKKDAEDENARTRRAR, encoded by the coding sequence GTGGCCAAGACCGACAGCAGCGATAATCCGCAGGCGAGCGCCCAGGTGGCCCGCGAGGTGGCGCGACTGATCCTGACCGGGGTGTGGCGCGAGGGCACGATCTTGCCGCGCGAAGTCGAGCTGGCCTCGCGCTTCCGCGTCAGCCGCGCCTCGATCCGCGAATCGCTATCGCTGTTGAAGGCGAAGGGATTGATCGCCTCGAAACAGAAAGCCGGCACGCATGTCCGCGCGCGCTTCGACTGGAACATGCTCGACGAGGAGCTGCTGAACTGGACGCTGTCGGCGCTGCCGACGCAGGAGTTCGCCAAGCAGATCATGGAGGTCCGCCGCATCATCGAGCCCGAGGCCTGCGCGATCTGCGCGATGCGCGGCACGGATGAGGATTTTGCCCGGATCGAACGCGCTTATCGCGGCATGGACGCTGCCGGCATGGACCGGCTCGCCTATGCCGAGCCCGACTTGCAGTTTCACCGCGGCATCCTGATCGCCACGGGCAACGACTTTCTGATCGCCTTCGGCGCGACGGTCGCGGCAGCCTTGCGGATGTCGTTCAACCTGTCGACGACGAATCCGGGCGCACCGCGGAAAAGCCTGCCCTATCATCGCGCGGTGCTTGACGAGATCTGGGCGCGCAATCCGGACGGCGCGCGCCAGGCCATGCACAAGCTCATGGATCTCACCGAACAGAACATCGTCTCGGCCCTGTCGCGCCAGCGAAAGAAGGATGCCGAGGACGAGAACGCCCGCACCAGACGGGCGCGTTGA
- a CDS encoding sulfatase, translating into MTKPHIVLVMTDQQRFDTIAATGHPYMKTPNLDRLVREGVYFDNCFINAPSCVPSRAALFSGLYPHASGVLKNGQHWQKTWVTNLAEAGYHCVNVGKMHTIPYDAKAGFHERFVVENKDRFFEGRWFADELDKAFAAHKLTKPSRAGYRSLPDYGDRMGAFTWEMPKSLHPDIFVAETAMWWLETRPKPEALFMQIGLPGPHPPYDPLPDYLEHYLARNDLPVPQPTEAEIEGLPAYLKEKRRHDTEVDHDAVSWKLAPTHDQMRRLRAHYYANVTMIDEQIGRLLQTLEDRGYLDNCVVIFMSDHGDNLGEHGLSQKWSMYEPVTRIPLLVWSPGRFTGGRRIAGKCQLFDLAPTILDLAGAQHPKPFQARSLLPALKGEKWAGRGFVFSEQAGDVAMTGARLITMVRDDRWKVVFIHGAEDGQLFDLATDPLERHNLFGMPEHAGIISRLKDAFIDWRQNSLLETMDLNAAAR; encoded by the coding sequence GTGACAAAGCCCCACATCGTCCTGGTCATGACCGATCAGCAACGCTTCGACACGATCGCGGCGACAGGCCATCCCTACATGAAGACGCCGAATCTCGATCGGCTGGTGCGTGAGGGCGTCTATTTCGACAATTGCTTCATCAACGCGCCGAGCTGCGTTCCCTCGCGCGCGGCGCTGTTCTCCGGCCTCTATCCGCACGCCTCTGGCGTGCTGAAGAACGGGCAGCACTGGCAGAAGACGTGGGTCACCAATCTGGCGGAGGCTGGCTATCACTGCGTCAATGTCGGCAAGATGCACACGATCCCCTACGATGCGAAGGCCGGCTTCCACGAGCGTTTCGTCGTCGAGAACAAGGATCGCTTCTTCGAGGGCCGTTGGTTCGCCGACGAACTCGACAAGGCCTTTGCCGCCCACAAGCTGACAAAGCCGTCGCGCGCCGGCTACCGCAGCCTGCCGGACTATGGCGACCGCATGGGCGCTTTCACCTGGGAGATGCCGAAATCGCTGCATCCGGATATCTTCGTCGCGGAGACCGCGATGTGGTGGCTCGAGACCCGACCCAAGCCCGAGGCGCTGTTCATGCAGATCGGCCTGCCCGGACCGCACCCGCCCTATGATCCGCTGCCGGACTATCTGGAACATTACCTCGCGCGCAACGACCTTCCGGTGCCGCAGCCGACCGAGGCCGAGATCGAGGGGCTGCCGGCCTATCTGAAGGAGAAGCGCCGCCACGATACCGAAGTCGATCATGACGCGGTGTCATGGAAGCTCGCGCCGACGCACGACCAGATGCGGCGCCTGCGCGCGCATTATTATGCCAACGTCACCATGATCGACGAGCAGATCGGCCGTCTCCTGCAAACGCTGGAAGACAGGGGCTATCTCGACAATTGCGTCGTCATCTTCATGTCGGACCACGGCGACAATCTCGGCGAGCACGGCCTCAGTCAGAAATGGTCGATGTACGAGCCCGTCACCCGCATCCCGCTGCTGGTCTGGTCACCGGGACGGTTCACCGGCGGGCGCCGCATTGCCGGGAAGTGCCAGCTGTTCGATCTCGCCCCGACCATTCTGGATCTCGCCGGCGCACAGCATCCGAAGCCGTTCCAGGCCCGCAGCCTGCTTCCAGCCCTGAAGGGCGAAAAATGGGCCGGCCGTGGCTTCGTGTTCAGCGAGCAGGCCGGCGACGTCGCCATGACCGGCGCAAGGCTGATCACCATGGTGCGTGACGACAGGTGGAAGGTCGTGTTCATTCACGGCGCCGAGGACGGGCAGCTGTTCGATCTCGCGACCGATCCGCTCGAACGGCACAATCTCTTCGGCATGCCGGAGCACGCCGGAATCATCAGCCGTCTGAAGGACGCCTTCATCGACTGGCGGCAGAACAGCCTGCTGGAGACGATGGATCTGAACGCGGCCGCGCGCTGA
- a CDS encoding UbiX family flavin prenyltransferase: protein MSARHGVVVGVSGASGAAIGMRIVERLAENPLCAVHLVILPAAERTLTEEAGAGALPRLRALAFRDHDPADIGASIASGSFPVSGMIVAPCSIRTLSAIAWGHLDNLLVRAADVQLKERRRLVLLVRESPLHLGHLRAMLQATEIGAIIAPPLPAFYLKPQSVADIVDQIACRAINLLGLPDVSAPALRWHGRDADDS from the coding sequence ATGAGCGCGCGGCATGGCGTGGTCGTCGGCGTCAGCGGCGCCTCGGGCGCGGCCATCGGCATGCGCATCGTCGAGCGGCTGGCGGAGAATCCGCTTTGCGCGGTGCATCTCGTAATCTTACCGGCGGCCGAGCGCACGCTCACCGAGGAAGCCGGTGCCGGCGCGCTGCCCCGGCTGCGCGCCCTCGCCTTCCGCGACCATGATCCTGCCGACATCGGCGCCAGCATCGCCAGCGGCTCGTTTCCGGTCAGCGGCATGATCGTGGCGCCGTGCTCGATCCGCACGCTGTCGGCCATCGCCTGGGGACATCTAGACAATCTCCTCGTGCGTGCGGCCGACGTGCAGCTCAAGGAGCGGCGGCGTCTGGTGCTCCTGGTCCGAGAAAGCCCGCTGCATCTCGGACATCTCCGCGCGATGCTCCAAGCGACCGAGATCGGCGCAATCATTGCGCCACCGCTGCCCGCCTTCTACCTGAAGCCGCAGTCGGTGGCCGACATCGTCGACCAGATCGCCTGCCGCGCGATCAACCTGCTGGGCCTGCCCGACGTCTCGGCGCCGGCGTTGAGATGGCACGGCCGTGACGCCGACGATTCATAG
- a CDS encoding UbiD family decarboxylase, giving the protein MQRDVPRFGELSDFLHFLEGKGQLRRIREPVSVVHEITEIHRRVIGEHGPALLFERPVRADGLPSEMPLLTNLFGTVERTAWGMGITPDRLEELGVLLAELRAPRPPHGVRDAWRKLPLARAALATRPRSRPAAAVQDRVAMGEDIDLTKLPAQICWPGEPAPLITWPLVITAPPESPVADQEENVGVYRMQILGRDRSIIRWLAHRGGARHHQQWKARGRDMPVAIVIGADPATILAAVLPLPETMSELRFAGLLRGERPELTPCLTIPLAVPSAAEIVIEGLVSATETAAEGPYGDHTGYYNSVEAFPVLRVTAITSRRQPIYLSTFTGRPPDEPSRIGEALNRLFVPLIRQQFPEVTDCWLPPEACSYRVAIASIRKRYPGQARRLMLGLWSMLPQFSYTKLLIVVDDDIDIRDWRAVMWAVATRSDSSRDLVTLSDTPIDYLDFASPKSGLGGKLGIDATTKIPPETERAWGEPLMMDPAVIARVDRMWPALGLGAMAGPQQRETA; this is encoded by the coding sequence TTGCAACGTGACGTTCCGCGCTTCGGCGAATTATCCGACTTCCTGCACTTCCTCGAAGGCAAGGGGCAGCTGCGACGCATTCGCGAACCGGTTTCCGTGGTCCATGAGATCACCGAGATCCACCGGCGCGTGATCGGCGAACACGGTCCTGCACTATTGTTCGAACGCCCAGTCAGGGCCGACGGCCTTCCCTCCGAGATGCCGCTGCTGACCAATCTGTTCGGCACGGTGGAGCGAACCGCGTGGGGCATGGGCATCACGCCGGACCGGCTGGAAGAGCTCGGCGTCTTGCTGGCCGAGTTGCGCGCACCGCGTCCTCCGCACGGCGTCCGGGATGCCTGGCGCAAGCTGCCGCTGGCGCGCGCCGCGCTTGCCACGCGGCCACGATCGCGCCCTGCGGCGGCGGTGCAGGATCGCGTGGCGATGGGCGAGGACATCGATCTAACAAAACTGCCGGCGCAGATCTGCTGGCCGGGCGAGCCCGCACCCTTGATCACCTGGCCGCTGGTCATCACCGCTCCGCCGGAGTCGCCCGTCGCGGACCAGGAAGAGAATGTCGGCGTCTACCGCATGCAGATCCTCGGTCGCGACCGCTCGATCATCCGCTGGCTCGCTCATCGCGGCGGCGCCCGGCATCACCAGCAATGGAAGGCACGCGGGCGCGACATGCCGGTCGCGATCGTCATTGGAGCCGACCCCGCGACGATCCTCGCCGCCGTGCTGCCGCTGCCGGAGACGATGTCCGAGCTGCGCTTCGCAGGTCTCCTGCGCGGCGAGCGGCCCGAGCTGACGCCGTGCCTGACGATTCCTCTCGCGGTCCCCTCCGCGGCCGAGATCGTCATCGAGGGCCTCGTCTCGGCAACCGAGACGGCCGCCGAGGGCCCCTATGGCGATCACACCGGCTACTACAATTCGGTCGAGGCCTTTCCCGTGCTTCGGGTCACCGCCATCACGTCGCGCCGACAGCCGATCTATCTCTCGACCTTCACCGGCCGCCCGCCGGACGAGCCGTCCCGGATCGGCGAAGCATTGAACCGGCTGTTCGTGCCGCTGATCCGGCAGCAATTCCCCGAGGTGACCGACTGCTGGCTGCCGCCCGAGGCCTGCTCCTACCGGGTCGCGATCGCTTCCATCAGGAAGCGCTATCCCGGCCAAGCGCGACGGCTGATGCTCGGCTTGTGGTCGATGCTGCCGCAGTTCAGCTACACCAAGCTGTTGATCGTGGTCGACGACGATATCGACATCCGCGACTGGCGCGCCGTGATGTGGGCGGTCGCGACCCGCAGCGACAGCTCGCGCGACCTCGTCACGCTCTCGGATACGCCGATCGACTATCTCGACTTCGCCTCGCCGAAATCCGGCCTCGGCGGCAAGCTCGGAATCGATGCCACCACCAAGATTCCGCCCGAGACGGAGCGGGCCTGGGGCGAGCCCCTGATGATGGATCCAGCCGTGATCGCCAGGGTCGACAGGATGTGGCCGGCGCTCGGCCTCGGCGCAATGGCTGGACCTCAACAGCGCGAGACCGCATGA
- the ubiT gene encoding ubiquinone anaerobic biosynthesis accessory factor UbiT: MSHSSVASGSLPTIPPLLALAIRPLPLLPLQFAFRGFLSRILRRNPGLLDRLGPHRRARFGIKPVDLPFAFIVEAAPPLLSVVRELPQGLEAYVSASLANLLALVEGRVDGDALMFSRQLGIEGDMEAVLALRNAIDDARLDLAAELASLFGPLGEPVRRSFEAARDRLTGPPQEQR, from the coding sequence ATGAGTCATTCGTCCGTCGCGTCCGGTTCGTTGCCGACAATCCCGCCGCTGCTCGCTCTGGCAATACGTCCCTTGCCGCTGCTGCCGCTGCAATTCGCGTTTCGTGGCTTCCTGTCGCGGATATTGAGGCGCAATCCCGGCCTGCTCGACCGGCTCGGACCACATCGCCGCGCACGGTTCGGGATCAAGCCGGTCGACCTGCCGTTCGCCTTCATCGTCGAGGCCGCGCCGCCGCTTCTGTCGGTGGTGCGCGAGCTGCCGCAAGGCCTGGAAGCCTATGTCTCCGCTTCGCTCGCAAACCTGCTGGCCCTGGTCGAGGGCAGGGTCGATGGCGACGCGCTGATGTTTTCGCGTCAGCTCGGAATCGAAGGCGACATGGAGGCTGTGCTGGCCTTGCGCAATGCGATCGACGATGCGCGGCTCGATCTCGCCGCGGAGCTGGCTTCCCTGTTCGGTCCGTTGGGCGAGCCGGTGAGGCGTTCCTTCGAGGCCGCGCGGGACAGGCTGACCGGCCCGCCGCAGGAGCAGAGGTGA